The nucleotide window ATCCAAATCAATGTTTGTACAAAATCTTCATCTCGGAGTCTTTCAGAGGGTTTCACCCTGTGGTTTcacacagcaacacacaaaacatccagacaaacacattttatacagACATTTACTCTACTTTACATATCAATCTCCCTCTCCCTTCAGACCTGTTCAAACATAGTCTCTTTTGTCGTACCCTCCACCTGCGCTGACGGTGCGGGGGGCGGAGTAGGCCATCCGTGGTGGCTTGTACTTCTTGTCTTTTGGTGGGCAACTGCTGCACAGCATCGCCCCTCCAATCAGGAGCAGGGCAGCTGATGCCCAACCAATGTAGAGCGATGCCCCGATCTCCCTTTTCTGAGCGTTGATCACAGTAGGGTTGTAGAAATCCCGAATGATGGTGTGAGCCGACCAGCAGACAGGAATGAGAACCAAAATGCCAGCGAGGATGAAGAAGATCCCAGAGATGATCATCACTTTGGCCTTGGCTGCTTCTTCCTCGATGCAGTTGGTGCACTTGGCTCCGACGATGGAGATCAGGACTCCCAGAATGCCGAGTATAATAGAGATGACCGTCATGGCTCTGGCAGCCTGCAGGTCCTGAGATAAAGCCAACATCGAGTCGTACATCTTGCACTGCATTTGCCCTGTGCTCTGGGTGACACAACTCATCCACAGACCCTCCCAGATGACCTGAGCAGTGATGATGTTGGCGCCGATGAAGGCCGTCACCCTCCACATAGGCAGGGCACATGTCACTATTGCAGTGATAAATCCAATGACTCCAAAGGCAATGCCCACGATCTCCAAACCCATCGACATGTTGGCTTTTTGTCTGgtaataaaattcaaatattgAGTCCAGAGAGATTTCAACAAACAAAGGCTTTCAGATCCCAAAGAAGACTCTCCTGCTTTGATGTTTGGTCATCTGTTAAAGTGAAACACCTGCAACAAGGTGTGATGTAGTTTTAGGATGCTGCCAAAGGAACGGGAGATGCTTTATACCTCGGGGAGATGTAAAGGAGGAGTCTCCTGGTGATGATGTCAACAGGAGGCTGGcttcacacacaaagacacccAACACCTGTCCAGGTACAGAGGAGAAAATGAGCTGGAGGCAGAGGCAGGATGTGATGAAGGTGAGATGTATCGGTGTGAGtggatgtctgtgtgtgtgtgtgtgtaggtgtgtgtgcacATAAGGGATTGGTAAATTGACTTCCAAGAAAAATCAACACGAAAGCTGCACTCCTGTTTTCCCCAAAGAATTGTTTCTAATCTCTTGTGGGTGAATAAACTGTGACAAATGACTGTTCCAGGCGC belongs to Kryptolebias marmoratus isolate JLee-2015 linkage group LG13, ASM164957v2, whole genome shotgun sequence and includes:
- the LOC108238889 gene encoding claudin-3-like, with amino-acid sequence MSMGLEIVGIAFGVIGFITAIVTCALPMWRVTAFIGANIITAQVIWEGLWMSCVTQSTGQMQCKMYDSMLALSQDLQAARAMTVISIILGILGVLISIVGAKCTNCIEEEAAKAKVMIISGIFFILAGILVLIPVCWSAHTIIRDFYNPTVINAQKREIGASLYIGWASAALLLIGGAMLCSSCPPKDKKYKPPRMAYSAPRTVSAGGGYDKRDYV